The Arctopsyche grandis isolate Sample6627 chromosome 7, ASM5162203v2, whole genome shotgun sequence genome includes a window with the following:
- the LOC143914634 gene encoding retinol dehydrogenase 13-like, with translation MPFFSGRCYSKARLDGKTAVITGCNTGIGKETVLDFYKRGARVIMACRDLTKAEAAKLDITKKCEKTQNLGEIIITKLDLLSLTSVRECANHILATESKINLLINNAGVMMCPKGTTEDGFETQLGTNHFSHFLLTLLLFPRILASKPARIVNVSSKAHEMGSIDFDDLNFEKRSYSPLSAYGQSKLANVLFTKELCKILKERNIEGINVYSLHPGVIATDLGRHLDSAIFPGARSIYKLANWFIKSPELGAQTTIYCAVDEKCENESGLYYSDCVPIRPSREALKPENAERLWKISEKSVGLENWDPLAEDKDLSIIK, from the exons ATGCCGTTCTTCAGTGGAAGATGTTACAGCAAGGCGAGACTTGATGGAAAGACAGCTGTTATTACTGGTTGTAATACAGGAATTGGAAAAGAAACAGTTCTAGACTTTTACAAAAGAG GCGCTCGTGTTATTATGGCATGTCGAGACTTAACCAAAGCCGAAGCCGCAAAATTGGATATTACAAAGAAATGTGAAAAAACGCAGAATCTTGGAGAGATTATTATCACTAAGCTCGATCTCCTTTCGTTGACATCTGTTCGGGAATGCGCCAATCATATATTAGCTACAGAGTCAAAGATAAATTTACTCATCAATAATGCAGGTGTAATGATGTGTCCCAAAGGAACGACTGAAGACGGTTTTGAGACACAATTGGGAACAAATCACTTTTCACATTTTCTACTCACATTGCTACTTTTCCCAAGGATCCTCGCTTCAAAACCTGCAAGAATCGTTAATGTATCATCAAAAGCCCACGAAA tggGGTCAATTGATTTTGatgatttgaattttgaaaaaagaaGTTATAGTCCACTAAGTGCTTACGGTCAAAGTAAATTAGCAAATGTACTATTCACAAAAGAACTTTGCAAAATATTAAAg GAACGCAACATTGAAGGAATCAATGTTTATTCTTTACATCCTGGTGTTATAGCTACTGATCTTGGACGACATTTAGATTCAGCTATTTTTCCCGGAGCTCGATCCATATATAAATTGGCTAATTGGTTTATCAAATCACCAGAACTTGGTGCCCAAACTACAATCTATTGTGCAGTAGATGAGAAATGTGAAAATGAAAGTGGTTTATACTATAG tgatTGTGTACCAATAAGACCATCAAGAGAAGCATTGAAGCCTGAAAATGCAGAAAGGTTATGGAAAATATCTGAAAAGTCTGTGGGCTTGGAAAATTGGGATCCATTAGCTGAAGATAAGGATTTGTccataataaaatga
- the LOC143914635 gene encoding retinol dehydrogenase 12-like isoform X2: MPLFSGRCYSLARLDGITAVITGCNTGIGKETALDFYKRGARVLMACRDLTKANSAKEDIVKSSGNIDGCGDLVVVKLDLLSLSSVRECAKYILNTEPKINLLINNAGVMMCPKGKTEDGFEIQLGTNHLAHFLLTLLLFPRIANSKPARIVNVSSTAHERYIDFNDIHFEQRNYSPFQAYAQSKLANVLFTKELAKKIQENNIDGVNVYSLHPGVISTELGRHFATSHPIIQLILKPFRWFMKTPEMGAQTTIYCAVDEKCAEENGLYYKDCVAVEAAKEALNLETAEKFWNLSEKLVGFVNWNPSTADNKM, translated from the exons ATGCCACTGTTTAGTGGAAGATGCTACAGCTTAGCGAGATTGGATGGTATCACTGCCGTAATCACAGGTTGCAATACAGGCATAGGAAAAGAAACTGCTTTAGATTTCTACAAGAGAG gcGCACGAGTTTTGATGGCATGTCGGGATTTGACCAAAGCTAACTCTGCCAAAGAAGACATTGTAAAATCGTCTGGAAACATTGATGGTTGTGGTGACTTGGTGGTGGTAAAGCTTGACCTTCTATCATTGTCATCTGTCCGCGAATGtgctaaatacattttaaatacagaacccaaaataaatttactaatCAACAATGCCGGTGTTATGATGTGTCCCAAAGGGAAAACTGAAGATGGATTTGAAATTCAATTAGGAACAAACCATTTAGCCCATTTCTTACTAACTCTGTTACTATTTCCACGCATAGCTAACTCAAAACCCGCAAGAATTGTCAATGTTTCATCAACAGCACATGAAA GATACATAGATTTTAATGATATTCACTTCGAACAAAGGAATTATAGCCCATTTCAAGCGTACGCTCAGAGCAAATTAGCAAACGTTTTATTTACTAAAGAACTTGCTAAAAAAAttcag gaAAATAATATTGATGGTGTCAATGTGTACTCCTTGCATCCTGGAGTAATAAGCACTGAACTTGGACGCCATTTTGCGACTTCTCATCCAATCATTCAGCTAATATTGAAACCATTTCGATGGTTCATGAAAACACCAGAAATGGGTGCTCAAACTACCATTTATTGTGCTGTGGACGAAAAGTGCGCCGAAGAaaatggtttatattataa agattGTGTCGCAGTTGAAGCGGCAAAGGAGGCTCTTAATCTGGAGACTGCTGAAAAGTTTTGGAATCTTTCCGAAAAATTAGTCGGATTTGTAAACTGGAATCCCTCAACTGCTGACAATAAAATGTGA
- the LOC143914635 gene encoding retinol dehydrogenase 12-like isoform X1: MPLFSGRCYSLARLDGITAVITGCNTGIGKETALDFYKRGARVLMACRDLTKANSAKEDIVKSSGNIDGCGDLVVVKLDLLSLSSVRECAKYILNTEPKINLLINNAGVMMCPKGKTEDGFEIQLGTNHLAHFLLTLLLFPRIANSKPARIVNVSSTAHERGYIDFNDIHFEQRNYSPFQAYAQSKLANVLFTKELAKKIQENNIDGVNVYSLHPGVISTELGRHFATSHPIIQLILKPFRWFMKTPEMGAQTTIYCAVDEKCAEENGLYYKDCVAVEAAKEALNLETAEKFWNLSEKLVGFVNWNPSTADNKM, encoded by the exons ATGCCACTGTTTAGTGGAAGATGCTACAGCTTAGCGAGATTGGATGGTATCACTGCCGTAATCACAGGTTGCAATACAGGCATAGGAAAAGAAACTGCTTTAGATTTCTACAAGAGAG gcGCACGAGTTTTGATGGCATGTCGGGATTTGACCAAAGCTAACTCTGCCAAAGAAGACATTGTAAAATCGTCTGGAAACATTGATGGTTGTGGTGACTTGGTGGTGGTAAAGCTTGACCTTCTATCATTGTCATCTGTCCGCGAATGtgctaaatacattttaaatacagaacccaaaataaatttactaatCAACAATGCCGGTGTTATGATGTGTCCCAAAGGGAAAACTGAAGATGGATTTGAAATTCAATTAGGAACAAACCATTTAGCCCATTTCTTACTAACTCTGTTACTATTTCCACGCATAGCTAACTCAAAACCCGCAAGAATTGTCAATGTTTCATCAACAGCACATGAAA gAGGATACATAGATTTTAATGATATTCACTTCGAACAAAGGAATTATAGCCCATTTCAAGCGTACGCTCAGAGCAAATTAGCAAACGTTTTATTTACTAAAGAACTTGCTAAAAAAAttcag gaAAATAATATTGATGGTGTCAATGTGTACTCCTTGCATCCTGGAGTAATAAGCACTGAACTTGGACGCCATTTTGCGACTTCTCATCCAATCATTCAGCTAATATTGAAACCATTTCGATGGTTCATGAAAACACCAGAAATGGGTGCTCAAACTACCATTTATTGTGCTGTGGACGAAAAGTGCGCCGAAGAaaatggtttatattataa agattGTGTCGCAGTTGAAGCGGCAAAGGAGGCTCTTAATCTGGAGACTGCTGAAAAGTTTTGGAATCTTTCCGAAAAATTAGTCGGATTTGTAAACTGGAATCCCTCAACTGCTGACAATAAAATGTGA